In one Nitrospirota bacterium genomic region, the following are encoded:
- a CDS encoding TIGR02186 family protein yields the protein MKNFKFLIFLLPCIFIFTGESSAELTIKANHNHIKIDFFYHGSIVSVAGNADSGTDLIIKIASPNGHDVLKQRGKTAGFLWMNKGTVNFKNTPNLYSIYSTKKIEDLLSKEETDKYVLGYPALSRQIKMTPVSNEDEKSKWFNEFVKYKESSNLYTISSSKIITTAKDGRQAYYILTSWPYQAPPGNYLVTVYAVRDKKVLEKAEAKVSVEQVGIVKILAGMAKNKAALYGIISVMAALAAGFGVGLIFRKGGGAH from the coding sequence ATGAAAAATTTTAAATTTTTAATATTTTTATTGCCATGCATATTCATATTCACAGGGGAATCATCTGCTGAACTTACAATAAAGGCAAACCACAACCATATTAAGATAGATTTCTTTTATCATGGCAGTATTGTAAGCGTTGCCGGAAATGCCGATTCCGGCACTGACCTGATTATTAAAATAGCTTCTCCCAACGGACATGATGTTCTGAAACAGAGAGGAAAGACAGCAGGATTTTTGTGGATGAACAAAGGGACAGTAAATTTTAAGAATACACCAAATCTCTATTCCATTTACAGTACAAAAAAAATTGAGGATCTCCTGAGCAAAGAGGAAACGGATAAGTATGTTCTCGGCTATCCGGCTTTAAGCAGACAGATAAAAATGACACCTGTTTCAAATGAGGATGAAAAATCAAAATGGTTCAATGAATTCGTAAAATATAAGGAATCCTCAAATCTTTACACAATATCTTCGAGTAAAATAATAACCACGGCAAAAGACGGCAGGCAGGCTTATTATATTCTGACAAGCTGGCCTTATCAGGCGCCTCCGGGGAATTATCTCGTTACCGTATATGCGGTAAGGGATAAAAAGGTCCTTGAGAAAGCAGAGGCAAAGGTATCGGTTGAACAGGTTGGTATCGTAAAGATACTTGCCGGCATGGCAAAGAATAAAGCCGCTTTATACGGGATTATATCCGTAATGGCGGCGCTGGCTGCCGGTTTTGGAGTCGGACTCATATTCAGAAAGGGCGGAGGGGCTCATTAA
- a CDS encoding sulfite exporter TauE/SafE family protein, giving the protein MNFMYLYLPIALTSINIIIPIGLGLAVGLLSGLFGVGGGFLMTPLLIMFGIPSTVAAATDSNQIVAASTSGTYAHWKVGNVDFKMGLYLLIGGFIGGLLGVQAIRVLNATGNADFVIKMTYVLMLGIVGTYMLIESLNSMKKKKTEAVKTEKESGLTKFLKSLPFQTHFEKSGVTHSTLVPILFGGFVGILAAIMGVGGGFLMVPVMVYVLKMPMHVVVGTSLFQILFNCIEVTFLQAYTNHNVDFILAVLLLLGSTVGAQAGAVFGRKMKGEQLKIILAVIVLIVTVKIIFELTLTPSLLLSQVGKH; this is encoded by the coding sequence ATGAATTTTATGTATCTTTACTTACCGATAGCCTTAACAAGCATCAACATTATAATTCCGATCGGGCTGGGGCTTGCAGTAGGCTTGCTGTCCGGTCTTTTCGGCGTCGGCGGGGGGTTTTTGATGACCCCACTTCTAATAATGTTCGGTATTCCCTCAACTGTTGCAGCTGCAACGGATTCAAATCAGATAGTTGCCGCATCAACCTCCGGGACATATGCGCACTGGAAGGTCGGCAATGTGGATTTCAAGATGGGATTATATCTCCTTATCGGCGGGTTTATCGGAGGACTTTTGGGCGTACAGGCCATAAGAGTTCTCAATGCAACGGGCAATGCAGACTTCGTCATAAAAATGACTTATGTCCTGATGCTTGGGATAGTCGGAACATATATGCTCATTGAAAGTTTAAACAGTATGAAGAAAAAAAAGACGGAGGCGGTCAAAACTGAAAAAGAATCAGGACTGACAAAATTCCTCAAGTCACTCCCATTTCAAACGCACTTTGAAAAATCAGGGGTAACACATTCCACGCTTGTTCCGATTTTATTCGGAGGTTTTGTCGGCATACTCGCTGCAATCATGGGAGTCGGCGGCGGTTTCCTAATGGTTCCTGTCATGGTCTACGTTTTAAAAATGCCAATGCATGTCGTTGTAGGCACAAGCCTCTTTCAGATATTGTTTAACTGCATAGAAGTTACTTTTCTTCAGGCTTATACCAATCACAACGTGGATTTTATCCTTGCAGTGCTTTTGCTGTTAGGCTCCACTGTCGGGGCACAGGCAGGAGCGGTATTCGGCAGGAAAATGAAAGGGGAACAGCTAAAGATAATACTCGCAGTGATAGTTCTCATAGTGACAGTAAAAATAATCTTTGAACTTACATTAACGCCGTCATTGCTTCTATCACAGGTTGGAAAACACTGA
- a CDS encoding universal stress protein, translating to MYEKILVGFDDSQHSKAALIEAANWIKKHGSKLILVHAVFFDSEEFGIAPEQLEKRMKAGEKVCVQTKAMLTSEFGIEVQSLLREGEPPAVIVDIAKEEKADLIMLGTYGRKGLKRLLMGSVTSQVIVNSSIDVLVVKKPCTECTGEYKSILVPFDGSASSQKALNLACRLSKTDNAELQILYVIPRYEEMVEFFKSSSIKKSLLLEAQKIISTAKGIASELGVSVKDEIQEGNAAEKIVETSNKLNTDLIVMGSYGYSGVNKAIIGSTAERVITNASCPILVVR from the coding sequence ATGTACGAAAAAATTTTAGTGGGATTTGATGACTCTCAGCACAGCAAAGCGGCGTTGATTGAGGCGGCAAACTGGATCAAAAAACACGGCAGTAAACTTATTTTAGTGCATGCCGTGTTTTTTGATTCCGAGGAATTCGGAATTGCGCCGGAGCAATTGGAAAAACGCATGAAGGCAGGCGAAAAAGTGTGTGTTCAAACAAAAGCAATGTTAACTTCTGAATTTGGAATAGAAGTACAATCCCTGCTTCGTGAGGGGGAGCCTCCTGCAGTCATAGTTGACATTGCAAAGGAAGAGAAGGCGGATTTAATAATGCTGGGCACATACGGCAGAAAAGGGCTGAAAAGACTGCTTATGGGGAGCGTGACCTCACAGGTCATTGTAAATTCTTCAATTGATGTGCTGGTAGTGAAAAAACCGTGTACAGAATGCACCGGAGAATATAAATCTATCCTGGTTCCTTTTGACGGTTCGGCATCCAGTCAAAAGGCATTAAACCTCGCCTGCCGTTTGTCAAAAACAGATAATGCAGAATTGCAAATCCTGTATGTTATTCCGCGCTATGAAGAAATGGTGGAATTTTTTAAAAGCAGCTCAATTAAGAAAAGTCTTCTTCTTGAAGCGCAGAAAATTATTAGTACGGCAAAGGGAATTGCCTCAGAGCTTGGGGTATCCGTCAAAGATGAAATACAAGAAGGGAATGCGGCTGAGAAAATCGTTGAAACCTCAAATAAACTGAATACCGACTTGATAGTGATGGGGAGTTACGGGTACAGCGGTGTCAACAAGGCGATCATAGGAAGCACAGCAGAAAGAGTAATCACCAATGCATCCTGTCCCATTCTGGTCGTGAGGTAA